The following proteins are encoded in a genomic region of Hippopotamus amphibius kiboko isolate mHipAmp2 chromosome 8, mHipAmp2.hap2, whole genome shotgun sequence:
- the LOC130859623 gene encoding olfactory receptor 12-like: MSPHGNENLSVMSLQEFVLEGFGGSLQTQALLFALFLALYMVAVLGNLTMTVVITLDARLHSPMYFFLKNLSFLDLCYASIITPNTLANLFSSSKVITFAGCATQLFFFSLLCTTQGFLLAVMAYDRFLAVCRPLHYPITMRPSACARLVLGSYCAGCFNSIVQTSFTFSLPFCSSNHINHFFCDVPPLLRLACGDTTINELLLFGICGLIIVGVTVVVLISYGYITVTILRMCSAAGRHKIFSTCGSHMTAVTLLIGTVFVMYAQPGAVESMEQGKVVSIFYTLVIPMLNPLIYSLRNKDVKDALWRLGQKHTTT; this comes from the coding sequence ATGTCACCCCATGGAAATGAAAACCTCTCAGTGATGTCTCTGCAGGAGTTTGTCCTGGAAGGATTTGGGGGTagcctgcagacccaggcccTTCTATTTGCTCTGTTCCTGGCCCTGTACATGGTGGCcgtcctggggaacctcaccatGACTGTGGTCATCACCCTGGATGCCCGTCTGCACTCCccaatgtacttcttcctcaaaAACCTCTCCTTCCTGGACTTGTGCTATGCATCGATCATCACCCCTAATACACTGGCCAACTTATTTTCCTCATCCAAGGTCATCACCTTTGCAGGATGTGCCACCCAGTTGTTCTTCTTCTCCTTGCTGTGCACCACTCAGGGCTTCCTCCTGGccgtgatggcctatgaccgcttccTGGCTGTCTGCAGGCCCCTGCACTACCCCATCACCATGCGCCCCTCTGCATGTGCCCGCCTGGTGCTGGGCTCCTACTGTGCAGGCTGCTTCAACTCCATTGTGCAGACCAGCTTCACCTTCAGCCTCCCGTTCTGCAGCTCCAACCACATCAATCACTTCTTCTGTGATGTGCCCCCCCTGCTCCGACTTGCCTGTGGTGACACAACCATCAATGAGCTGCTCTTGTTTGGCATCTGTGGGCTCATCATTGTGGGTGTGACCGTTGTGGTCCTCATCTCCTATGGCTACATCACAGTGACCATCCTGAGGATGTGCTCAGCAGCTGGACGCCACAAAATCTTCTCTACATGTGGCTCCCACATGACTGCAGTGACTCTCCTTATTGGGACCGTCTTTGTCATGTATGCCCAGCCAGGAGCTGTGGAGTCCATGGAGCAGGGCAAGGTGGTCTCTATCTTCTACACCCTGGTCATCCCGATGCTCAACCCcctcatctacagtctgagaaaCAAGGATGTAAAGGATGCTCTGTGGAGACTGGGCCAGAAGCATACAACCACATGA